Proteins co-encoded in one Corylus avellana chromosome ca9, CavTom2PMs-1.0 genomic window:
- the LOC132162632 gene encoding uncharacterized protein LOC132162632 codes for MQDEHNTGLSMTSLEADLNAVMNHGGVALLPEQLQLDWRIGKIFPRPHKNAIIFHSRDSWEVLTFNMKDTLPGCHHSQEGQQGTEAAPLPPTVAPLPPPLPPGAAGFQIS; via the exons ATGCAAGATGAGCATAACACTGGTTTGTCTATGACCAGTTTGGAGGCCGACTTGAATGCAGTGATGAATCACGGCGGCGTAGCTTTGCTACCGGAACAGCTTCAG CTTGATTGGAGGATCGGAAAAATTTTTCCTCGCCCGCACAAAAACGCGATAATTTTTCATAGTCGGGATTCTTGGGAAGTGCTAACGTTTAATATGAAGGATACCCTGCCAGGCTGCCACCACAGCCAGGAGGGCCAGCAAGGCACTGAGGCCGCACCACTGCCACCCACGGTCGCACCACTGCCGCCACCATTACCCCCAGGCGCTGCAGGATTCCAAATATCTTAG
- the LOC132162631 gene encoding solute carrier family 40 member 2-like, producing MREPLLGQQQEQPPSQDDSIPSSLFTHLYVAHFLARWGARMWEFSVGLYMISIWPDSLLFAALYGVVESASTVLFGPLVGQWVDRLTYVKVLRIWLVAQNLSFIIAGCTVIALLRFSTLKSTNYTAFLSLVLLTNVSGAVAALSTLAGTILIEREWVVVISEGHPPEMLTKINSIIRRIDLICKLFGPVLSGFLISFVSLTASAVALALWNAISIWVEYWLFISVYNGIPALGESSERRISRLSPVEVVEESTLTSQERESLLSHDGGNSPLTVNTWESKIIQWIPCLDAWRVYFQQDVVLPGLALALLYFTVLSFGTLMIADLEWEGIPAYVTAIARGISAVIGISATFVYPVLQSRISTIRTGLWSIWSQWTCLLVCVGSIWVKNSVLAAYMLMAGVATSRLGLWMFDLSVLQQMQDHVPEADRGVVGGVQNSLQSILDLMTYVMGIIISNPQDFWQLTLISFVLVTLAAFLYTIYLYLVRKHLFHFEKLHFS from the exons ATGAGAGAGCCACTTCTTGGCCAGCAGCAAGAACAACCTCCTTCTCAGGATGATTCAATCCCTTCATCACTTTTTACACACTTGTACGTGGCCCACTTTTTGGCCAGATGGGGTGCCAG GATGTGGGAATTCTCTGTGGGGTTATACATGATCAGCATTTGGCCAGATTCCTTACTCTTTGCCGCTCTCTATGGTGTGGTAGAATCTGCTTCAACTGTGCTCTTTGGTCCCCTCGTTGGACAATGGGTGGATAGGTTGACATATGTAAAG GTTCTCCGAATATGGTTGGTAGCTCagaatttatcttttataattGCTGGGTGCACAGTGATTGCATTACTGAGATTCTCAACCTTGAAGTCCACTAATTACACAGCATTCCTCTCACTTGTGCTATTAACCAATGTCTCCGGAGCGGTTGCAGCACTTTCAACACTCGCGGGTACCATCTTGATTGAAAGAGAATG GGTGGTTGTGATATCAGAAGGCCATCCTCCAGAGATGCTAACTAAGATAAATTCAATTATCAGAAGAATTGATCTAATATGCAAGCTATTTGGTCCTGTTTTAAGTGGCTTCCTTATCAGCTTTGTATCACTAACAGCATCTGCTGTGGCTTTGGCACTCTGGAATGCAATATCCATTTGGGTGGAATATTGGCTTTTTATCTCTGTATATAATGGCATACCAGCTTTAGGTGAAAGCAGTGAAAGGAGGATCTCAAGGCTTTCACCAGTCGAAGTTGTGGAAGAGAGCACACTAACTTCCCAGGAGAGAGAAAGCTTGCTTTCTCATGATGGAGGCAATTCACCATTGACTGTGAACACCTGGGAAAGCAAGATAATTCAATGGATCCCTTGTCTTGATGCATGGAGAGTATATTTTCAACAAGATGTTGTGCTCCCTGGACTAGCCCTGGCTTTGTTATATTTCACTGTCCTCAG CTTTGGAACTTTGATGATTGCTGATTTAGAATGGGAAGGTATACCTGCTTACGTTACTGCTATCGCACGTGGAATAAGTGCGGTGATCGGAATATCGGCGACATTTGTGTACCCAGTCTTACAATCTCGCATTTCCACAATTAGAACAGGACTCTGGTCTATTTGGTCTCAG TGGACCTGCCTCCTAGTATGTGTTGGTTCAATATGGGTCAAAAATAGTGTTTTAGCAGCATATATGCTGATGGCGGGTGTAGCAACATCTCGGCTTGGATTGTGGATGTTTGACTTATCTGTCCTCCAACAAATGCAG GATCATGTTCCTGAAGCGGATCGTGGTGTTGTGGGAGGTGTTCAGAACTCACTGCAGTCTATTTTGGATTTGATGACTTATGTCATGGGAATAATCATCTCAAATCCACAG GATTTCTGGCAGTTGACTTTGATATCCTTTGTGCTGGTGACATTGGCTGCATTCCTCTATACTATCTATCTGTACCTTGTCCGGAAGCACCTCTTTCATTTTGAGAAGCTACACTTTAGCTGA